A genomic window from Chlorobium phaeobacteroides DSM 266 includes:
- a CDS encoding 2Fe-2S iron-sulfur cluster-binding protein, which produces MIIYVNDKPCETRVGDLLLSVAQHHKSHIGYICGGNGICQSCFVYVKEGSEYLSDPGEEEKTFISAKLLNEGGRLACRTTIKKEGRISVLSRAEYLRRIVVGLNVPGFITYAQTIGDNVLNQLPGGVVNVFSRVRDGRINPAKTLGKIGDGLGHASLLAMSTFLETFPFMQGPVSIASDSFKGLADTASKAICSVPGLAATVCRKNDADKLPIVETIKITAK; this is translated from the coding sequence ATGATCATCTATGTTAACGACAAACCGTGCGAGACCAGGGTTGGTGATCTGCTCCTTAGTGTTGCACAACATCATAAAAGCCATATCGGTTATATTTGCGGCGGTAACGGAATCTGCCAGAGCTGTTTTGTTTATGTAAAAGAAGGATCGGAGTACCTTTCGGATCCTGGTGAAGAAGAAAAAACTTTTATTTCAGCCAAATTACTCAATGAGGGCGGAAGACTTGCCTGCAGAACCACGATTAAAAAAGAGGGCAGAATATCGGTTCTTTCAAGGGCTGAATATCTCCGAAGAATAGTTGTGGGGCTTAATGTTCCCGGTTTTATAACCTATGCGCAAACAATCGGGGACAATGTTCTCAACCAGCTTCCCGGTGGTGTGGTAAACGTGTTTTCGAGAGTCAGGGATGGCAGAATAAATCCGGCAAAAACCCTCGGAAAAATCGGTGACGGTCTTGGCCATGCCTCACTTCTCGCAATGAGTACGTTTCTGGAAACGTTCCCTTTTATGCAGGGTCCGGTATCTATTGCATCTGACAGCTTCAAGGGTCTGGCTGATACGGCATCGAAGGCCATATGCTCCGTACCAGGACTCGCCGCAACCGTGTGCCGGAAAAATGATGCCGACAAGCTGCCCATTGTTGAAACAATAAAAATTACAGCAAAATAA
- a CDS encoding 2Fe-2S iron-sulfur cluster-binding protein, with protein sequence MKITINERSCEANTGDKLLDAARKNHAHIGYFCGGNGICQTCYVKVLEGGELLSPLSEPEKAMLSDTLIREGTRMACLATIEKPGTIKILSSIEEVKQIYEQNPLQLTLYAAKMGWEALVKFPETVILQTERIINGKLDVWQLFTDIIGSIGEVVQVVVQSIQGDSAGEEKNALSENNITETPRTHNVAGLTLESCGCKSYGNRKTLPHTIKTHGAHNGVPA encoded by the coding sequence ATGAAGATCACAATAAATGAACGATCGTGCGAGGCTAATACAGGCGACAAGCTTCTTGATGCAGCGCGGAAAAATCACGCCCATATCGGTTATTTCTGCGGTGGAAACGGAATATGCCAGACCTGCTACGTTAAAGTACTTGAAGGCGGGGAACTCCTTTCACCTTTGAGCGAGCCTGAAAAAGCGATGCTTTCTGACACTCTCATCAGGGAAGGCACAAGAATGGCATGTCTTGCAACGATCGAAAAACCAGGAACGATAAAGATACTCTCATCCATAGAAGAGGTAAAACAGATATATGAACAAAATCCCCTGCAGCTTACCCTTTATGCGGCAAAAATGGGTTGGGAAGCTCTTGTGAAATTTCCTGAAACCGTCATACTTCAGACGGAAAGAATCATCAACGGCAAACTTGATGTCTGGCAACTGTTTACTGATATTATCGGCAGTATTGGCGAGGTGGTTCAGGTTGTTGTTCAGTCAATACAGGGAGATTCAGCAGGGGAAGAAAAGAATGCTTTGTCAGAAAACAACATCACAGAAACCCCCCGAACTCATAACGTTGCAGGCCTCACCCTTGAAAGCTGTGGATGCAAGAGTTATGGAAACAGGAAAACTCTTCCGCACACCATAAAAACACATGGCGCTCATAACGGGGTGCCCGCTTGA
- the mfd gene encoding transcription-repair coupling factor, with product MKTLSASTSPATAVLKRNPSMLFRELQQSGAYIHLKKRIEESISSTGALIPVEVTGLKGSLSSVLACTLFSESDCPVLVVSGQTSFEKYENDLGGLLPHAPVHTFSDELPLALVALVQKKNPLILSSFDDLLLPLSSPSEALEKLFTLAVEKEAGYEKLLSFLAENGFEPREFVEDEGEFSVRGSIVDVFSFGAKVPLRIEFFGNTVSSLRTFDINSQLSQKTLTAAELTGNFNPAESSKASAEIVLADYLPLSTIIIIDDCTELSAFENACSLEAALSGFRQIKIKPASGIAIDFHSSAQEKYNANFRLLASRLQKESDSGRRTVFAASSRREIEELADFIAEEIHGAETEQTIEADWIPVTLYTGFTFGDLDLYTESDIFGKFHTPKGHHKRKIKGISLKDLQKLKVGDYVVHENYGIGRFKTLETISVGNSEQECVLVEYEGGDQLFVNVQNINLLSKYTASEGSLPSLSKLGSSKWGAKKDKVRRKLRDIAINLIKIYAKRKMTEGFACCADTIFTREFEASFVFDETPDQLKAIEEVKKDMQASHPMDRLICGDAGFGKTEIAMRAAFKAVESKKQVAILTPTTILAHQHGESFTRRFENFPISIAVLSRFVARKDQEKIIEKIKAGQIDIVIGTHRLVSKDVLFKDLGLLVIDEEQHFGVEVKEKLRDSFPGVDSLTMSATPIPRTLQFSMLGARDLSIVSTPPKNRQPVETILTGYDPTIIQSAIRHELQRDGQVFFLHNRISGLEEVQQTLRDLVPYARIVIAHGQMPSKELEKVMMDFMQKEIDVLISTSIISSGLDISNANTIIINRADMFGLSDLYQLRGRVGRSERKASCYMITPPLNTLKKEAVQRLAVIESFTELGSGFTIALRDLDIRGAGNLLGAEQSGFIHELGFDLYQKMLEETVAELKSTEFYQLFSNEESPAVLPSKPCDLAFFFDALIPDFYISAIHERFAFYEKISRATSEEVLDSFHSEMKDRFGELPEEVANLLLLAKLKIAASAAGIDKIDIQPETFTMFLPDQTNETIANSTFFHYLFLAVQEPWMQDYKPGFKADKKMKLVLRHPKESDKTPAVLLRKYRDLLKKLEQRSKETENAPA from the coding sequence ATGAAAACGTTATCCGCATCTACCTCCCCGGCAACCGCCGTTTTGAAAAGAAATCCCTCCATGCTTTTCAGAGAGCTGCAACAGTCCGGGGCATATATTCACCTTAAAAAAAGGATTGAAGAGTCGATCTCCTCTACAGGTGCGCTTATCCCTGTTGAGGTTACTGGTCTCAAGGGTTCGCTTTCATCGGTTCTTGCCTGCACGCTTTTCAGTGAGTCAGACTGCCCGGTTCTGGTAGTCTCCGGTCAAACCAGCTTTGAAAAGTATGAAAATGATCTTGGCGGACTGCTGCCTCATGCGCCAGTCCATACCTTTTCGGATGAACTTCCTCTCGCGCTCGTTGCCCTTGTGCAGAAAAAAAATCCATTGATACTCTCCTCTTTCGACGATCTTTTACTGCCGCTCTCTTCGCCTTCCGAAGCACTGGAAAAACTCTTCACCCTTGCCGTTGAAAAAGAAGCCGGTTATGAAAAGCTGCTGTCGTTTCTTGCTGAAAACGGTTTTGAACCGCGTGAGTTTGTTGAGGACGAGGGAGAATTTTCTGTGCGCGGGTCAATAGTCGATGTCTTTTCATTCGGAGCCAAGGTACCGTTGAGAATCGAATTTTTCGGCAACACCGTTTCTTCCCTCCGTACTTTTGACATCAACAGCCAGCTTTCGCAAAAAACGCTCACCGCTGCTGAGTTGACCGGCAATTTCAATCCTGCGGAGAGCTCGAAGGCTTCAGCAGAAATCGTCCTTGCCGATTATCTTCCGCTATCAACGATTATTATTATTGATGACTGCACCGAGTTATCGGCTTTCGAAAATGCCTGTTCACTCGAAGCAGCGCTCTCCGGTTTCAGACAAATAAAAATAAAACCGGCATCCGGCATCGCCATAGATTTTCACTCCTCGGCCCAGGAAAAATATAATGCCAACTTCCGTCTTTTGGCATCGCGTCTGCAAAAGGAGTCGGATTCAGGCCGTCGAACGGTTTTTGCCGCAAGTTCACGCCGCGAAATCGAGGAACTTGCCGATTTCATTGCCGAGGAAATTCATGGCGCTGAAACCGAACAAACCATTGAAGCCGACTGGATACCGGTCACCCTCTATACCGGATTTACCTTCGGCGATCTGGATCTCTACACCGAATCGGATATTTTCGGCAAATTTCATACTCCAAAAGGTCATCACAAAAGGAAAATCAAGGGTATATCTCTCAAAGATCTCCAAAAACTCAAGGTGGGCGACTATGTGGTTCACGAAAATTATGGTATCGGACGGTTCAAAACACTTGAAACCATATCAGTAGGAAACTCTGAGCAGGAGTGTGTTCTTGTCGAATATGAAGGGGGTGACCAACTTTTTGTCAACGTTCAGAATATCAATCTTCTTTCGAAATATACCGCATCAGAGGGCTCGCTTCCGTCACTATCAAAACTCGGAAGCTCAAAATGGGGTGCAAAAAAGGACAAGGTTCGCCGAAAGCTCAGAGACATTGCCATTAACCTGATAAAAATCTATGCGAAACGCAAGATGACAGAGGGATTTGCCTGTTGTGCCGATACCATTTTCACCCGCGAATTCGAGGCATCGTTTGTGTTTGATGAAACGCCAGACCAGCTCAAGGCAATCGAAGAGGTTAAAAAAGATATGCAGGCGTCCCATCCGATGGACAGACTTATCTGCGGGGATGCCGGGTTTGGAAAAACCGAAATCGCCATGAGAGCTGCGTTCAAAGCGGTAGAGTCTAAAAAACAGGTTGCCATTCTGACGCCGACAACCATTCTTGCTCATCAACATGGCGAATCGTTTACCCGGAGATTCGAGAATTTTCCGATATCGATCGCAGTACTCAGCAGATTTGTGGCTCGTAAGGATCAGGAAAAAATTATCGAAAAAATCAAAGCCGGTCAGATCGATATTGTCATCGGAACACATCGGCTTGTCTCCAAAGATGTGCTGTTCAAGGATCTCGGACTTCTTGTCATTGACGAAGAACAGCATTTTGGCGTTGAAGTCAAGGAAAAACTTCGCGACTCCTTTCCCGGTGTTGACAGCCTGACCATGTCGGCCACCCCGATACCAAGAACCCTGCAATTTTCAATGCTTGGCGCAAGAGATCTTTCGATTGTCTCAACCCCTCCTAAAAACCGTCAGCCGGTTGAAACCATACTTACAGGGTACGACCCTACCATTATCCAGTCTGCCATCCGTCATGAGCTGCAACGGGATGGACAGGTTTTTTTCCTGCATAACCGCATTTCGGGTCTCGAAGAGGTGCAACAAACTCTCAGGGATCTGGTGCCATATGCAAGAATCGTTATCGCGCATGGTCAAATGCCGTCGAAAGAGCTCGAAAAGGTTATGATGGACTTCATGCAGAAAGAAATTGATGTCCTTATTTCTACTTCGATTATAAGCTCCGGGCTGGATATTTCAAATGCAAACACCATTATCATCAACCGGGCTGACATGTTCGGCCTTTCCGATCTGTACCAGTTACGGGGAAGAGTCGGAAGAAGTGAGCGAAAAGCCTCGTGTTATATGATTACGCCCCCTTTGAATACTCTGAAAAAAGAGGCTGTGCAGCGGCTTGCTGTTATTGAGAGCTTTACTGAGCTTGGATCGGGCTTCACCATAGCGTTAAGGGATCTTGACATCCGGGGCGCAGGCAACCTTCTTGGCGCAGAACAATCCGGGTTTATCCATGAACTCGGCTTCGACCTCTACCAGAAAATGCTTGAAGAGACCGTTGCTGAACTTAAATCAACTGAGTTTTACCAACTTTTCTCAAATGAGGAGAGTCCTGCTGTGTTGCCGTCAAAACCATGCGATCTGGCCTTTTTCTTCGATGCCCTTATTCCGGATTTCTACATCAGCGCTATTCACGAACGCTTTGCTTTTTATGAAAAAATTTCCCGGGCGACGTCAGAAGAGGTTCTTGATTCTTTTCACAGTGAGATGAAAGACCGTTTCGGAGAACTTCCTGAGGAAGTTGCAAATCTTCTTTTGCTGGCAAAGCTGAAAATCGCAGCTTCAGCCGCAGGTATCGATAAAATCGATATACAGCCTGAAACCTTTACGATGTTTCTCCCCGACCAGACAAATGAAACGATTGCCAACAGTACTTTTTTTCACTATCTCTTTCTCGCTGTTCAGGAGCCCTGGATGCAAGACTACAAACCGGGATTCAAAGCTGATAAAAAAATGAAACTTGTTCTTCGCCATCCAAAAGAGAGTGATAAAACTCCTGCCGTACTGCTCCGGAAGTACCGGGATCTGCTGAAAAAACTGGAACAAAGATCGAAAGAAACCGAAAACGCTCCGGCTTGA
- a CDS encoding ABC transporter ATP-binding protein has translation MEKILELKELKTWYSTSAGIAKAVDGVSFSLDKNQTLGVVGESGCGKSVTALSVMRLVPMPPGYFAGGEILWKGKNLLTIPEEEMRRLRGNEISMIFQEPMSSLNPVFTCGAQIMEQILVHRPVTQSEAKARSVELLHLVGIPNPLERFSSYPHELSGGMRQRVMIAMALSCNPQLLIADEPTTALDVTVQAQILDLIGTLQADTGMSVMLITHDFGVVAELCQEVIVMYASRVVEKGRVDQIFSNPMHPYTRGLLNSIPRLGSRNERLHVIEGNVPSAINLPDGCRFAGRCPFAEAQCREKQPLLELCEAGHEVACWKAIDSTYADEIKSRLMQNII, from the coding sequence ATGGAAAAAATTCTTGAACTGAAAGAGCTCAAAACATGGTACTCCACATCGGCCGGGATAGCAAAGGCTGTTGACGGCGTAAGTTTTTCGCTCGACAAAAATCAGACGCTCGGGGTTGTTGGCGAATCAGGGTGCGGAAAATCCGTTACGGCGCTCTCGGTTATGCGGCTTGTTCCCATGCCTCCCGGATATTTTGCCGGGGGAGAGATTCTCTGGAAAGGCAAGAATCTCCTGACCATTCCTGAAGAGGAGATGCGCCGGTTAAGAGGTAATGAGATCTCCATGATTTTTCAGGAACCGATGAGTTCTCTTAATCCGGTGTTTACCTGTGGCGCCCAGATTATGGAACAGATTCTTGTCCATCGTCCCGTAACACAGAGTGAAGCCAAAGCCCGATCGGTTGAGCTGCTTCACCTTGTGGGAATACCGAATCCTCTGGAGCGTTTCTCCTCATACCCCCATGAGCTTTCAGGCGGTATGCGCCAGCGGGTGATGATTGCCATGGCGCTCTCCTGTAATCCCCAGCTCCTTATAGCAGATGAGCCGACAACGGCACTCGATGTCACGGTTCAGGCCCAGATACTGGATCTTATCGGTACCCTTCAGGCTGATACCGGCATGAGTGTCATGCTGATAACCCATGACTTCGGAGTTGTCGCCGAGCTTTGTCAGGAGGTTATCGTGATGTATGCGTCAAGGGTCGTTGAGAAAGGTCGCGTCGACCAGATTTTCAGTAACCCCATGCATCCCTATACCCGAGGTCTTTTGAACTCCATTCCGAGACTGGGATCCCGCAATGAACGACTTCATGTTATTGAGGGAAATGTGCCCAGTGCGATTAATCTGCCTGATGGCTGCCGTTTTGCAGGACGTTGTCCTTTTGCCGAAGCGCAGTGCAGAGAAAAACAACCGCTGCTTGAACTCTGTGAAGCTGGCCATGAAGTTGCATGCTGGAAAGCCATCGATTCCACCTATGCAGATGAAATAAAAAGCAGACTGATGCAAAACATTATCTGA
- a CDS encoding response regulator transcription factor: protein MSDPLLLVVEDDQNLAKLLGYNLERAGYRHQLSPTGEDALEQLAKRRFDLVLLDLMLPGIDGFDVCRKIRQNQLLRDIPIIMLTAKGEEIDKVLGFELGIDDYVVKPFSPRELTLRIRAILKRDRRQSAQHQEVLSAAGLDVDIVRHEVKLDGKEIVLTLMEFKLLVALLKRKGQAQSRDMLLSDVWEVDRFINTRTIDTHITRLREKLGVTGSMIKTVRGLGYKFEEATESSNEC from the coding sequence ATGTCAGACCCGCTGCTTCTTGTTGTTGAGGATGACCAGAATCTTGCAAAACTGCTTGGATACAATCTTGAACGTGCAGGGTACCGTCACCAGTTGTCTCCGACCGGTGAGGATGCGCTTGAGCAGCTTGCAAAACGACGGTTTGACCTTGTGTTGCTGGACCTCATGCTGCCAGGGATTGATGGTTTTGATGTATGCCGAAAAATTCGTCAGAACCAGTTGCTCAGAGATATTCCCATTATCATGCTGACGGCAAAAGGGGAGGAGATCGACAAGGTTCTCGGCTTTGAGCTTGGTATTGACGACTATGTTGTCAAACCGTTCAGTCCTCGCGAGCTGACGCTGAGAATTCGTGCCATACTGAAGCGCGACAGGCGTCAGAGTGCCCAGCATCAGGAGGTGTTGAGTGCTGCCGGTCTTGACGTCGATATCGTCCGCCATGAGGTGAAACTTGACGGAAAAGAAATCGTTCTGACGCTGATGGAGTTCAAGCTTCTTGTGGCTCTTCTGAAGCGCAAGGGTCAGGCACAGTCACGCGATATGCTCCTGAGCGATGTGTGGGAAGTCGATCGTTTCATCAATACCAGAACCATAGATACCCACATCACCAGACTTCGGGAAAAACTCGGTGTAACCGGAAGTATGATCAAAACCGTCCGCGGTCTTGGCTACAAGTTCGAGGAAGCAACGGAAAGCAGCAATGAATGCTAA